Part of the Marinobacterium rhizophilum genome is shown below.
TCAGCGCCGGCATCAGCACATAGGTCATCAGCAGGGTTATCGGGATGGTCATCAGCAGGGTGCGCGGCAGCAGCGGGATATGGCTGAGCGCGTCGCCAAGCAGCCAGCTGACCAGGGTGATCAGCGGAAAGATCGCCAGCCAGGCCACCACCGCCATCTTGTATTTGGGGGGCGGTTTCACCGGGTTCTGGCCCGGCAGGGAAAACCAGGCCACAAGCCCGGACAGTACCTGGGTAGAGTCCGGGGCATCGAGGCAGTCTTCGATCGCATCCAGGTACTGGTTGCGCTGCGCAGACTGCTGCCAGCGCTCGAGGTCTTCGTGGCTGCGAAACTTGAACACGATACGGTATTCGGGGTCGGCGCTGCTGGCGGGGCGGAACAGGGTCGAGCCGAGAAAACCGGGAAAGTGCACGGCTTCCTCGCTGATGGCGCTGTTGAGCTGTTCGAACGCCTTTTCCTTGCCGGGCTTGATGCGCCTTGAAATCACCACCGTGACTGCATCGCCGGCGGCCGTGGTGGTGTTGATGCCTGGGTCGGACGGTTGCGGTGTCGGGTCCATGCCGGCGGCTCCTTCGGGCTGGAAAGGGGGTTTATGATACCCGAAGGTGCTGGCTGCACTACAAATCCTTGAATTCCTTGTTAAAGCGGTAGCGACTCGAGGTGACGTAGCGCTCCATCGACTGCAGCCGGCGATCCACCGCCTGCATGCGCTCATTCAGCTGACGCAGGCGTGCGCTCATCGGTGTACCGTAGTCGAAGCTCGGCTTGCGGGCGCTTTCCCGCACGGCGGGGCCTTGGCGGCGATCCAGCAGGAAGATGCCCGCCAGGTAAAGCAGTACAGCCAGGCTGCCGCTGAACAGGAACAGGGTCAGGAAAATAATGCGGGCCAGCCATA
Proteins encoded:
- a CDS encoding antibiotic biosynthesis monooxygenase, translating into MDPTPQPSDPGINTTTAAGDAVTVVISRRIKPGKEKAFEQLNSAISEEAVHFPGFLGSTLFRPASSADPEYRIVFKFRSHEDLERWQQSAQRNQYLDAIEDCLDAPDSTQVLSGLVAWFSLPGQNPVKPPPKYKMAVVAWLAIFPLITLVSWLLGDALSHIPLLPRTLLMTIPITLLMTYVLMPALTKLLAFWLFPKRDKDER
- the pspC gene encoding envelope stress response membrane protein PspC gives rise to the protein MNHATKRNGYNRNLYRSADKGWLGGVCAGLAESYGQPVWLARIIFLTLFLFSGSLAVLLYLAGIFLLDRRQGPAVRESARKPSFDYGTPMSARLRQLNERMQAVDRRLQSMERYVTSSRYRFNKEFKDL